From the Shewanella amazonensis SB2B genome, one window contains:
- the nagK gene encoding N-acetylglucosamine kinase: MAFDQTLEGQLYLGIDGGGSKCRATLYNNKLDVLGTGVAGRANPLFGLEQTFESILASTEMALRDAGLSLNDASLLVAGLGLAGVNVPRLLADVQAWQHPFKTMYVTSDLHTACIGAHQGGDGAVIITGTGSCGYVHVGDESLSLGGHGFALGDKGSGAWLGLRAAEHVLLQLDGFAEPTALTERLFANLGVSDALGIVENLAGRSSSCYATLAREVFAAADEGDKVAVGILREGAAYISEMARKLFTLEPARFSMIGGLAEPLQKWLDADVVARLEPSLAAPETGAVLFAIQQHNKQSAA; the protein is encoded by the coding sequence ATGGCATTTGACCAGACCCTGGAAGGGCAGTTGTACCTGGGTATAGATGGCGGTGGCAGTAAGTGCCGAGCAACTCTGTACAACAACAAACTCGACGTGCTGGGCACTGGTGTTGCAGGGCGCGCCAACCCTTTGTTTGGACTGGAGCAAACTTTCGAATCCATCCTGGCATCAACCGAAATGGCGCTCAGGGATGCGGGGTTGAGCCTCAATGATGCATCCTTGCTGGTGGCCGGTCTCGGGCTTGCGGGTGTTAATGTGCCGCGCCTGCTTGCGGACGTACAGGCGTGGCAGCATCCCTTTAAGACCATGTACGTGACCTCTGATTTACATACCGCGTGCATCGGAGCCCATCAGGGTGGAGACGGCGCTGTGATCATCACGGGAACCGGCTCCTGTGGCTATGTGCATGTGGGTGATGAAAGTCTTAGCCTTGGTGGCCATGGTTTTGCGCTGGGCGATAAAGGCAGTGGCGCCTGGCTTGGGCTCAGGGCCGCTGAACATGTGCTATTGCAACTCGATGGTTTTGCCGAGCCCACCGCGCTAACCGAGCGCCTGTTCGCTAACCTCGGTGTATCCGATGCCCTGGGCATTGTTGAGAATCTGGCAGGCCGCTCTTCCAGCTGCTACGCCACACTCGCCCGAGAGGTGTTTGCTGCCGCCGATGAGGGGGACAAGGTTGCCGTGGGCATTCTGCGTGAGGGCGCGGCCTACATCAGTGAGATGGCGCGCAAGCTTTTTACCCTGGAACCTGCTCGTTTTTCCATGATTGGTGGGCTGGCCGAGCCACTGCAAAAATGGCTGGACGCCGACGTGGTTGCGCGTTTGGAGCCTTCCCTGGCGGCGCCTGAAACGGGCGCAGTGCTATTCGCTATTCAGCAACATAACAAACAATCGGCTGCCTGA
- the nagB-II gene encoding glucosamine-6-phosphate deaminase NagB-II, translated as MTNTIMEQEARTAPAKIAAQLAANAQITAELGAKLRELNPRFVMIVGRGSSDHAGVFGKYLFEIETGVPTFAAAPSVASVYGKSLKLEGALVIVISQSGRSPDILAQARMAKNAGAFCVALVNDESAPIKDIVDVVLPLRAGEEKAVAATKSYLCTLSALIQLAAAWTQSESLAKAVDTMPTALEAAVNAEPQLTAEGIGAVRNLVVLGRGLGYAVSKEIALKLKEVCSIHAEAFSSAEFLHGPVTLVEKKLTIVDVCVGDESYASHIEQIENVSSRGADLVHLNQTSTDIHPRVAPLALLQRFYIDVAAVAVARGIDPDAPAGLKKVTQTL; from the coding sequence ATGACCAATACCATCATGGAGCAGGAAGCCCGCACGGCTCCCGCCAAAATCGCGGCCCAGCTGGCTGCCAACGCTCAGATCACAGCCGAACTCGGCGCCAAGCTCAGAGAGCTTAATCCCCGCTTTGTGATGATTGTGGGTCGTGGCAGCTCCGATCACGCCGGTGTATTCGGAAAGTACCTGTTTGAAATCGAAACCGGTGTGCCTACGTTCGCCGCCGCACCTTCTGTTGCCAGCGTTTACGGTAAATCGCTGAAACTCGAAGGCGCGCTGGTGATTGTGATCTCCCAGTCCGGTCGTAGCCCTGATATTCTTGCCCAGGCCCGTATGGCCAAAAACGCCGGTGCCTTCTGTGTGGCGCTGGTGAACGACGAATCAGCGCCCATCAAAGACATAGTAGATGTTGTGCTGCCACTGCGCGCCGGTGAAGAAAAGGCCGTAGCCGCTACCAAGAGCTACCTGTGCACCCTGTCTGCGCTGATCCAACTGGCAGCTGCCTGGACCCAGAGTGAGTCGTTGGCCAAGGCAGTTGACACCATGCCAACCGCGCTGGAAGCCGCAGTAAACGCTGAGCCTCAGCTTACTGCAGAAGGTATTGGCGCCGTGCGTAACCTGGTGGTGCTGGGCCGTGGCCTTGGTTATGCCGTCTCCAAAGAGATTGCCCTCAAGCTTAAAGAAGTGTGCTCTATCCACGCAGAAGCCTTCTCCAGCGCCGAGTTCCTCCACGGTCCTGTGACCCTGGTTGAGAAGAAGCTGACCATTGTGGATGTTTGCGTGGGCGATGAGTCTTATGCCAGCCATATCGAACAGATTGAGAACGTCAGCAGCCGCGGTGCCGATTTGGTTCACCTGAACCAAACCTCCACCGACATTCACCCACGGGTGGCACCACTTGCGCTGCTGCAACGCTTCTACATTGATGTGGCCGCCGTAGCCGTTGCCCGTGGCATCGACCCGGATGCACCGGCGGGCCTGAAAAAGGTTACCCAGACCCTGTAA
- the nagA gene encoding N-acetylglucosamine-6-phosphate deacetylase — protein MKTTLIAERLFDGEQFHHNVPLTVEDGQVLALDTVAGCAEVRLQGTLVPGFIDVQVNGGGGVLFNDTPTVAAIEAIGAAHARFGTTGYLPTLITDKVETMARAADAAAEAIAKGSTGVLGVHFEGPHLSVPKKGVHPESHIRRIGDRELEIFARQDLGLKVVTLAPENVSPEVICALVDVGVKVCLGHSNADYATTVAALEAGATGFTHLYNAMSALTSREPGVVGAAIDSDEAWCGLIVDGHHVHSAAARIAIKAKPRGKVMLVTDAMPPVGMDDNASFELFGIQVVRQGDKLNALTGELAGCVLDMAGAVQNTVDMLGLPQAEAIRMASLYPAAFLGIDNRVGTLSVGKQADMVLLDDNGRCRGTWIGGRQVFGL, from the coding sequence ATGAAAACGACCCTTATCGCCGAGCGCCTGTTTGATGGCGAGCAGTTTCACCACAATGTGCCTTTGACTGTGGAAGACGGCCAGGTGTTGGCCCTCGATACTGTCGCCGGCTGCGCCGAGGTAAGATTGCAGGGCACCCTGGTGCCCGGTTTTATCGATGTGCAGGTTAATGGTGGTGGCGGTGTGCTTTTTAACGACACCCCAACCGTGGCTGCCATTGAGGCCATTGGGGCGGCGCATGCCCGCTTTGGCACCACAGGTTATTTGCCGACGCTCATCACCGATAAGGTAGAGACCATGGCCCGGGCCGCCGATGCGGCCGCAGAGGCTATCGCCAAAGGATCCACCGGGGTGCTCGGGGTTCACTTTGAGGGGCCGCATTTGTCGGTACCCAAAAAAGGCGTGCATCCCGAGTCGCACATTCGCCGTATCGGCGATCGCGAACTGGAGATTTTTGCCCGTCAGGATTTGGGGCTAAAGGTAGTGACCCTGGCGCCTGAGAATGTGTCTCCTGAGGTGATCTGCGCTCTGGTCGATGTGGGAGTCAAGGTCTGCTTGGGCCACTCCAATGCTGATTACGCGACCACTGTCGCGGCGCTGGAAGCCGGTGCCACCGGTTTTACCCACCTTTATAACGCCATGTCGGCGCTCACTTCCCGAGAGCCAGGCGTTGTCGGCGCTGCCATCGACAGTGATGAAGCCTGGTGCGGTTTGATTGTTGACGGTCACCACGTGCATTCGGCGGCGGCCCGTATTGCTATCAAGGCCAAGCCCCGCGGCAAGGTGATGTTGGTGACCGATGCCATGCCTCCGGTTGGCATGGATGATAACGCCAGCTTTGAACTCTTTGGTATTCAAGTGGTACGTCAGGGGGACAAGCTTAATGCCCTGACCGGAGAGCTTGCCGGCTGCGTGTTGGACATGGCTGGTGCAGTGCAAAATACAGTCGACATGCTGGGACTGCCTCAGGCCGAAGCCATTCGCATGGCATCACTTTATCCTGCCGCCTTCCTTGGTATCGACAACAGGGTGGGAACCCTGAGTGTCGGTAAGCAAGCCGATATGGTACTGCTCGATGATAACGGCCGTTGCCGCGGAACCTGGATTGGCGGTAGGCAGGTGTTTGGCCTGTGA
- the nagX gene encoding transmembrane glucosamine N-acetyltransferase NagX yields the protein MQATQTKAAKPRLMSLDALRGFDMFWILGGEKLFIALFALTGWSFWQLADAEMHHSEWHGFTFYDLIFPLFIFLSGVALGLSPKRLDKLAPAERNPIYRHAVKRLFLLLALGVLYNHGWGTGIPAHSDEVRYASVLGRIAFAWFFAALLVWHTSLRTQIATALAILFGYAAIQLWLPVPGGQAGVLTPSGSINAWVDTHFLPGITYQHRPYDPEGILSTLPAIVNALMGVFVGRFIVKPDARGDWAKAGILTGAGGLSLVLGWSLDSVLPVNKDLWTSSFVLVTTGWNLLFLALFYVLVDVLGAKRLAFPFVVIGVNSIIIYLASSLMNWEYLSKSLFGGVIHALPMPAQALAAAIGFLLVQWALLYWMYRKGIFIRI from the coding sequence ATGCAAGCAACACAGACCAAGGCCGCTAAGCCGAGGTTAATGTCACTGGACGCCCTGAGGGGCTTTGACATGTTCTGGATCTTGGGTGGGGAGAAGCTGTTTATTGCGCTCTTTGCCCTGACAGGATGGTCCTTCTGGCAGCTCGCCGATGCCGAGATGCATCATAGTGAGTGGCATGGCTTTACTTTTTACGATTTGATTTTCCCTCTGTTTATTTTTCTCTCCGGTGTGGCGCTGGGACTGTCGCCCAAACGGCTCGATAAACTGGCGCCAGCCGAGCGCAATCCAATTTATCGTCACGCGGTAAAGCGCTTGTTTTTGTTGCTGGCGTTGGGCGTGCTCTATAACCACGGCTGGGGAACGGGCATTCCGGCTCATTCAGACGAAGTACGTTATGCCAGCGTGCTGGGCCGCATTGCCTTTGCCTGGTTCTTTGCTGCGCTTTTGGTTTGGCATACCAGCCTGCGTACTCAGATAGCGACCGCCCTGGCTATTTTGTTTGGGTACGCTGCCATTCAGCTGTGGTTGCCGGTTCCCGGAGGTCAGGCAGGTGTGTTGACACCAAGTGGCTCCATCAACGCCTGGGTAGACACCCATTTTCTGCCGGGGATCACCTATCAACACCGTCCCTACGATCCTGAAGGTATTCTTTCCACTCTGCCGGCAATAGTGAATGCGCTGATGGGCGTGTTTGTTGGTCGCTTTATTGTGAAGCCAGACGCCAGGGGCGACTGGGCAAAGGCGGGAATTCTGACCGGGGCAGGGGGACTGTCGCTGGTGCTCGGTTGGAGTCTCGACTCGGTATTGCCGGTGAACAAAGATTTGTGGACCTCCAGCTTTGTATTGGTGACCACCGGCTGGAATTTGTTGTTCCTCGCTCTCTTTTATGTGCTGGTGGATGTGCTTGGTGCCAAGCGTCTGGCATTTCCGTTTGTGGTGATTGGGGTGAACTCCATCATTATTTATCTGGCATCCAGCCTGATGAACTGGGAATACCTCAGTAAGAGCCTCTTTGGTGGAGTTATCCATGCCTTACCTATGCCTGCCCAGGCGTTGGCGGCAGCCATCGGATTTTTGCTGGTACAGTGGGCCCTGCTTTATTGGATGTACCGTAAAGGCATATTCATCCGGATTTAA